A region of Necator americanus strain Aroian chromosome I, whole genome shotgun sequence DNA encodes the following proteins:
- a CDS encoding hypothetical protein (NECATOR_CHRI.G1496.T1), translating into MWIGSFSTAFIHLKFIEDHCMRALLFAAVVSTWLGNRTARIRTPLHRPFTWKHLLFWTSLFGLLLGVIAVGATCHIFHKQVSATVPGQSTVTTSVGSLLYDRFMNQERAHMFFKDTPTLTYSLHSSTDLRNVWWESDLVGKAPAWADMAAVFIVDLMYQEMRVLENRSKIEPLKWALWRMYLINKFDVPAFISHTELRNICAKWVKEQATIRGKRDPSERGKGARDYRFLGTARACDVTGK; encoded by the exons ATGTGGATCGGAAGCTTTTCCACAGCGTTCATCCAT CTCAAATTTATAGAAGATCACTGCATGCGAGCACTGCTCTTCGCAGCAGTAGTTTCTACATGGCTCGGAAATCGTACAGCCAGAATCCGCACACCACTGCATCGTCCGTTCACATGGAAGCATCTTCTG TTCTGGACGTCTTTGTTTGGTCTTTTGTTAGGTGTCATTGCTGTTGGTGCGACTTGTCATATCTTTCATAAACAA GTGTCAGCCACTGTACCTGGTCAGTCAACTGTAACTACCTCAGTTGGTTCTCTACTTTATGATCGTTTCATGAACCAAGAGCGTGCACATAT GTTTTTCAAAGACACACCGACTCTTACGTACAGTCTTCACTCGTCAACCGATTTGAGAAAC gTATGGTGGGAATCAGATCTAGTGGGGAAAGCTCCAGCATGGGCCGACATGGCAGCGGTGTTTATCGTCGATTTGATGTACCAGGAAATGCGAGTGCTAGAAAATCGTAGCAAAATTGAGCCATTGAAATGGGCGCTTTGGAGAATGTATCTCATAAAT AAATTCGACGTACCTGCCTTTATTTCACATACAGAACTGCGTAATATCTGTGCCAAATGGGTGAAAGAACAGGCAACCATACGAGGGAAGAGAGATCCATCAGAACGCGGCAAAGGAGCACGGGATTACCGTTTCTTGGGGACAGCAAGGGCGTGTGATGTTACTGGCAAGTAG